The genomic interval AGGGCCATAAATGAAAACATCATCCTCACATAAAACCGTTCAACCCGACATTTCAATATCTGAATGCTCTTACAGCAAAGTACTTGAAATCATTGCAAACAAATGGTCAGCATTGGTCATTTATGCATTGGAAGACGGTATTATTCGATACGGAGAAATTAGCAGACGGATTGATGGAATTTCAAAAAAAATGCTAACGCAAACCTTGCGGCAATTGGAACGTGACGGTTTGGTTCAGCGAGATATGACTCCGGCTGTTCCACCAATCGTTGAGTATTCGCTCACCAAGTTGGGCGAGTCTTTGCTCGAGCCACTGAGTGCCTTGAAGCAGTGGACAAGAACAAATTATTCTCTTGTTGAATTGGCTAGATCATCATTTGATCAAGCTAACGAAAAGGAATAATACAAAACAAAAAAACACCAACTGAGCGTTAGTGTTCATGTATTTGCAAGACCATCGAATTACAAATTACAAATATCGTCACACACGGAAACACGGCAGCAATGAATGGAGTTATAAAACTTGAGAACGACAAAAGTTATGCTTTTTGTACTATGTATGTGTTTAGCAGCGCCTCCAAACAAGCAAAAATAAAAGAAATGACCTCATATGTAATTGAAGTATCATAAACTCTAAGAGAA from Paenibacillus sp. FSL K6-3182 carries:
- a CDS encoding helix-turn-helix domain-containing protein → MKTSSSHKTVQPDISISECSYSKVLEIIANKWSALVIYALEDGIIRYGEISRRIDGISKKMLTQTLRQLERDGLVQRDMTPAVPPIVEYSLTKLGESLLEPLSALKQWTRTNYSLVELARSSFDQANEKE